In Fusobacterium massiliense, a single window of DNA contains:
- a CDS encoding TetR/AcrR family transcriptional regulator: protein MPKKILFSRELIIEKSFELFKEEGIDAITARNVAKILEASPAPIYSSIGSMEILKDELIKKSEKLFMEYLTKDRTGIKFLDIGMGIAIFAREEKKLFSKVFLRDNIDTSLLDGFLNLIQSEVSKDNRFASINEEMQQELLISCWVFAHGLSTLIATGFFKNPTDEFIEKTLRDNPAKLFYEYLEKYSK, encoded by the coding sequence ATGCCAAAGAAAATTTTATTTTCAAGAGAATTAATTATTGAAAAATCTTTTGAATTATTTAAAGAAGAAGGAATAGATGCAATAACTGCAAGGAATGTTGCTAAAATATTAGAGGCTTCTCCAGCACCAATATACAGTTCTATTGGTTCAATGGAAATTTTAAAAGATGAGTTAATAAAAAAATCTGAGAAATTATTTATGGAATACTTAACTAAAGATAGAACAGGGATAAAATTTTTAGATATTGGTATGGGAATTGCAATTTTTGCAAGGGAAGAAAAAAAATTATTTTCAAAAGTTTTTTTGAGAGATAATATTGACACATCTCTGCTAGATGGGTTTTTAAATTTAATTCAATCTGAAGTTTCTAAAGACAATAGATTTGCTTCTATCAATGAAGAAATGCAACAAGAATTATTAATTAGCTGTTGGGTTTTTGCTCATGGTTTATCAACTTTGATAGCCACAGGTTTTTTTAAAAATCCAACTGATGAATTTATTGAAAAAACTTTAAGAGATAATCCAGCTAAACTATTTTACGAATATTTAGAAAAATATTCAAAGTAA
- a CDS encoding cell division protein SepF, with amino-acid sequence MSVDVKNVEIVFLKPTKFEDCVKCAEYIKADKIVNMNLSQLDDKDSRRVLDYISGAIFITRAEIVNVGNKVFCSIPREKQYLNETQTEVSSSRVSSLYSEGNEEEEILPFKR; translated from the coding sequence ATGTCAGTAGATGTAAAAAATGTTGAAATAGTTTTTTTAAAACCTACAAAATTTGAAGATTGTGTAAAATGTGCTGAGTATATTAAAGCAGATAAAATAGTAAATATGAATTTAAGTCAATTAGATGATAAAGATTCAAGAAGAGTATTAGACTATATTTCTGGAGCTATTTTTATTACTAGAGCAGAGATAGTAAATGTTGGAAATAAAGTATTCTGTTCTATTCCAAGAGAAAAACAATATTTGAATGAAACTCAAACTGAGGTGTCTAGCTCAAGAGTTTCTTCATTATATTCAGAAGGAAATGAAGAAGAAGAAATACTTCCTTTTAAAAGATAA
- a CDS encoding Rqc2 family fibronectin-binding protein has protein sequence MLYIDGISISKIKEELKKDLLSKRVNRIFKNNEYSVSLHFGKIELLFSCIPTLPICYITKNKEQPILDIASSFISNLRKYLMNSSLVNIEQLGLDRILVFHFSKINELGEIKKHKIYFECLGKLANIIFTDADNKIIDSLKKFHLSETSDRTLFLGEEYKRPKFESKISPFEIQKEEFDEKQKNNKLMDIEGLGKILVSKLENYEIFENILKDEIKPTIYFENSIIKLATVLDLAPVSFDEVKKFETYFDMINFFIDYEYKATSFMLLKNKLKTTLDKKIKKLEKIISMIKKDIEESQNMENIKNQGNILASVLYNVKKGMSNIKAYDFYNNKEIDIELNPLISPKENLDRIYKKYNKTKRGLVNALRREEEIMNEIKYLESTLLFIETASDVVALREIEEELISYKYLKSENIKKKNKLKKSINYGIIEKDNYIILYGRNNIENDNLTFKVSSKSDYWFHVKDIPSSHVIVKTDRLTDEIIMEAAQIAAHFSKGLVGDRLSVDYTLRKNVSKPNGAKAGFVIYNNQKTVIIDKIKIDIV, from the coding sequence ATGCTATATATAGATGGTATATCAATTTCAAAAATAAAGGAAGAATTGAAGAAAGACTTGTTGTCTAAAAGAGTTAATAGAATTTTTAAAAATAATGAGTATTCTGTATCTCTTCATTTTGGTAAAATAGAACTTTTATTTTCTTGTATACCAACTTTGCCAATATGCTATATAACTAAAAATAAAGAGCAACCAATTTTAGATATAGCTTCATCATTTATTTCTAATTTGAGAAAGTATTTAATGAATTCGAGTCTTGTTAATATAGAACAATTAGGACTTGATAGAATTTTAGTTTTTCATTTTTCAAAAATAAATGAACTAGGAGAAATAAAAAAACATAAAATATATTTTGAATGTTTAGGGAAATTAGCAAATATAATTTTTACAGATGCTGATAACAAAATTATAGATAGTTTGAAAAAGTTTCATTTATCAGAAACAAGTGACAGAACATTATTTTTAGGAGAAGAGTATAAAAGACCTAAATTTGAAAGTAAAATTTCTCCTTTTGAAATTCAAAAAGAAGAATTTGATGAAAAACAAAAAAACAATAAATTGATGGATATTGAAGGTCTTGGAAAGATATTAGTAAGCAAACTTGAAAATTATGAAATTTTTGAAAATATATTAAAAGATGAAATCAAACCTACAATTTATTTTGAAAATTCTATCATTAAATTAGCGACAGTTTTAGATTTAGCTCCTGTTAGTTTTGATGAAGTAAAAAAATTTGAAACATATTTTGATATGATTAATTTTTTTATTGATTATGAATATAAAGCAACTAGTTTTATGCTATTAAAAAATAAATTAAAAACTACGTTAGATAAAAAAATAAAAAAATTAGAAAAAATTATATCTATGATAAAAAAAGATATAGAAGAGTCTCAGAATATGGAAAATATAAAAAATCAAGGGAATATTTTAGCTTCTGTTCTATATAATGTAAAAAAAGGTATGTCTAATATAAAAGCATATGATTTTTATAATAATAAAGAAATAGACATAGAGTTAAATCCTTTAATAAGTCCTAAAGAAAATTTAGATAGAATTTATAAAAAATATAATAAAACTAAAAGAGGTTTAGTTAATGCACTTAGAAGAGAAGAAGAGATAATGAATGAAATAAAGTACTTAGAAAGTACATTATTGTTTATAGAAACTGCTTCAGATGTAGTTGCATTAAGAGAGATAGAGGAAGAATTAATATCTTATAAATATTTAAAAAGTGAAAATATAAAGAAAAAAAATAAATTAAAAAAATCTATAAATTATGGAATAATAGAAAAGGATAATTATATTATTTTATATGGAAGAAATAATATTGAAAATGATAATTTAACTTTTAAAGTTTCTTCAAAGTCTGATTATTGGTTTCATGTGAAAGATATTCCTAGTTCACATGTCATAGTTAAAACTGATAGATTAACAGATGAAATAATCATGGAAGCAGCTCAGATAGCAGCTCATTTTTCTAAAGGACTTGTAGGAGATAGACTATCAGTAGACTATACTTTAAGAAAAAATGTATCTAAACCAAATGGTGCAAAAGCAGGATTTGTTATATATAACAATCAAAAAACGGTTATAATAGATAAAATTAAGATTGATATAGTATAA
- a CDS encoding MarR family winged helix-turn-helix transcriptional regulator produces MTVNIERVNDVLEEYYKLFYKTEDMALKRGIKALTHTELHIIESIGEDTQLTMNELADKIGITMGTATVAISKLSDKGYIDRARSTTDRRKVFVSLTKKGIDALTYHNNYHKMIMASITENIPADDLEKFVNIFEVILESLRNKTDYFKPMTITDFQVGTKVSIVEIKGTPIVQNYFLSHGIENFSLLTVLNSGDKSQFKIKKEDGEVLMLDILDAKNLIGVKAD; encoded by the coding sequence ATGACAGTAAATATTGAAAGAGTAAATGATGTTTTAGAGGAATATTACAAACTATTTTACAAAACAGAAGATATGGCATTAAAAAGAGGAATAAAAGCTTTAACACATACAGAATTACACATAATAGAATCAATAGGAGAAGATACTCAGCTTACAATGAATGAATTGGCTGATAAAATTGGAATAACTATGGGTACAGCCACTGTTGCAATTTCAAAATTATCAGATAAAGGGTATATTGATAGAGCTAGATCGACTACTGATAGAAGAAAAGTATTTGTATCTCTTACAAAAAAAGGAATAGATGCTTTAACTTATCATAACAATTATCACAAAATGATAATGGCATCTATAACTGAAAATATTCCGGCTGATGATTTAGAAAAATTTGTAAATATATTTGAAGTTATTTTAGAATCATTAAGAAATAAAACAGACTATTTTAAACCTATGACAATAACAGATTTCCAAGTGGGAACAAAAGTATCTATAGTAGAAATAAAAGGAACTCCTATTGTTCAAAATTATTTTTTAAGCCATGGAATTGAAAATTTCAGTCTTTTAACAGTTTTAAATTCTGGAGATAAATCACAATTTAAAATAAAAAAAGAAGATGGAGAAGTTTTAATGTTAGATATACTAGATGCTAAAAATCTTATTGGAGTAAAGGCTGATTAA
- the rpe gene encoding ribulose-phosphate 3-epimerase yields the protein MTDKIKIAPSILSSDFSKLGEEIVAIDKAGADYVHIDVMDGNFVPNLTFGPPVIKCVRKYTDLVFDVHLMIDRPERYIEDFVKAGADIVVVHAESTIHLHRVIQQIKALGVKAGVSLNPSTSEEVLKYVINDLDMVLVMSVNPGFGGQKFIPAVVEKIKKIREMRADIDIEVDGGITDETIKVCVEAGANVFVAGSYVFSGDYKERIDLLKSKGGK from the coding sequence ATGACTGATAAAATTAAAATAGCACCATCTATATTATCAAGTGATTTTTCTAAATTAGGAGAAGAGATTGTTGCTATAGATAAGGCAGGTGCAGATTATGTACATATAGATGTTATGGACGGGAATTTTGTGCCAAATTTAACTTTTGGTCCCCCTGTAATTAAGTGCGTTAGAAAATATACAGATCTAGTTTTTGATGTGCATTTGATGATAGATAGACCAGAAAGATATATAGAAGATTTTGTAAAAGCAGGTGCTGATATAGTTGTTGTTCATGCTGAATCAACTATTCATTTACATAGAGTAATACAACAAATAAAAGCATTAGGAGTAAAAGCAGGAGTTTCGTTAAACCCATCAACATCAGAAGAAGTATTAAAATATGTAATAAATGACTTAGATATGGTGTTAGTTATGAGTGTAAATCCAGGTTTTGGAGGTCAAAAATTTATTCCGGCTGTTGTAGAAAAAATAAAGAAAATTAGAGAAATGAGAGCTGATATAGATATAGAAGTTGATGGTGGAATTACAGATGAAACTATAAAAGTTTGTGTAGAAGCAGGAGCTAATGTATTTGTAGCTGGTTCTTATGTGTTTTCAGGAGATTATAAAGAAAGAATTGATTTATTGAAATCTAAGGGAGGGAAATAA
- the rsgA gene encoding ribosome small subunit-dependent GTPase A, whose translation MNKIQGVVINKIQGFYYVEIENQVLECKLRGVLKKKNNKYNCVVGDIVEVSEDNAIEEIKERKNLLIRPIVSNVDYLAIQFAAKNPQIDYDRINFLLLTAFYFNVKPIVIVNKIDYLTTEELEVIKEKLLFLKNIDVPFFMISCQEKIGLTEVEEYIKGKITVIGGPSGVGKSSLINFLQSEVKLKTGEISERLRRGKHTTRDSNMMKMKSGGYIIDTPGFSSIDLPDIKNREELIDLFPEFSGKGACKFLDCNHIHEPGCSIKKSVEENIISEERYNFYKKTLELLKERWNKYD comes from the coding sequence ATGAATAAAATACAAGGAGTAGTTATAAATAAAATACAAGGTTTTTATTATGTAGAAATAGAAAACCAAGTTTTAGAATGTAAGTTAAGAGGAGTATTGAAAAAGAAAAATAATAAATATAATTGTGTTGTAGGAGATATAGTTGAAGTTTCAGAAGATAATGCTATTGAAGAAATAAAAGAGAGAAAAAATCTCTTAATCAGACCTATTGTTTCAAATGTAGACTATTTAGCAATACAATTTGCTGCAAAAAATCCTCAAATAGACTATGATAGAATAAATTTTTTATTATTAACAGCATTTTATTTTAATGTAAAACCTATTGTAATAGTAAATAAAATTGATTATTTAACAACAGAAGAATTAGAAGTTATAAAAGAAAAGTTACTTTTTTTAAAAAATATAGATGTTCCTTTTTTTATGATTTCTTGCCAAGAGAAAATAGGACTTACAGAAGTTGAGGAATACATTAAAGGAAAAATTACTGTGATTGGAGGACCTAGTGGGGTTGGGAAATCTAGTCTTATTAATTTTTTACAAAGTGAAGTAAAGTTAAAAACTGGTGAAATAAGTGAAAGATTAAGAAGGGGTAAACATACAACAAGGGATTCAAATATGATGAAAATGAAAAGTGGAGGCTATATTATAGATACTCCTGGATTTTCTTCAATAGACCTACCTGACATAAAAAATAGAGAGGAATTAATAGATTTATTTCCAGAGTTTTCAGGAAAAGGAGCTTGTAAATTTTTAGATTGTAATCATATTCACGAACCCGGGTGTAGTATAAAAAAATCTGTAGAAGAAAATATAATATCAGAAGAGAGATATAATTTTTATAAAAAAACTTTAGAGTTATTAAAAGAAAGGTGGAATAAATATGACTGA
- a CDS encoding PASTA domain-containing protein — MSKNIKEEKGIKTSKIIVNAILLLLIFFLGSRLFIRIYFNEFYYKTPNLVGLSLEEAKKTISRSALNIREMGEIYSDLPYGTVAVQEPEEGEIVKRHRNIKIWVSKDEPSVFLDDLIGMNYLDATAVLEKNGMSVQEVKRIKSELPISQVIATSPKSGEPVSKGQKFVFLVSNGLE; from the coding sequence ATGTCAAAAAATATAAAGGAAGAAAAAGGAATAAAAACATCTAAGATAATTGTAAATGCTATTCTATTGCTGTTGATATTCTTTTTAGGCTCACGTCTATTTATAAGAATTTACTTTAATGAATTTTATTATAAAACTCCTAACTTAGTAGGTCTAAGTTTAGAAGAAGCTAAAAAAACTATATCAAGATCAGCCTTAAACATAAGGGAAATGGGAGAAATTTATTCAGATTTACCTTATGGAACAGTCGCTGTACAAGAGCCAGAAGAAGGAGAAATAGTAAAAAGACATAGAAACATAAAAATATGGGTAAGTAAAGATGAACCATCTGTATTTTTAGATGATTTAATTGGAATGAATTATCTTGATGCAACAGCTGTATTAGAAAAAAATGGAATGTCTGTTCAAGAGGTAAAAAGAATAAAATCTGAGTTACCTATAAGTCAAGTAATAGCAACATCTCCAAAAAGTGGAGAACCTGTATCAAAAGGGCAAAAATTTGTATTTTTAGTAAGTAATGGATTAGAATAA
- the cas1 gene encoding CRISPR-associated endonuclease Cas1 has translation MKRSYFLYTNGTLKRKDNTITFINEQDEKRDIPIEMIDDFYIMSEMNFNTKFINYISQFGIPIHFFNYYTFYTGSFYPREMNVSGQLLVKQVEHYINPEKRIEVFIYKWI, from the coding sequence ATGAAAAGAAGTTATTTTCTTTACACTAATGGAACTTTAAAAAGAAAAGATAATACGATAACATTTATCAATGAACAAGATGAAAAAAGAGATATCCCTATTGAAATGATTGATGATTTTTATATTATGTCTGAAATGAATTTTAATACTAAATTTATCAATTATATATCACAATTTGGTATCCCAATACATTTTTTTAATTACTATACTTTTTATACAGGAAGTTTTTATCCAAGAGAAATGAATGTTTCAGGACAGCTTTTAGTTAAACAAGTGGAACATTATATCAATCCTGAAAAAAGGATAGAAGTCTTTATTTACAAATGGATTTAA
- a CDS encoding CRISPR-associated helicase/endonuclease Cas3: MLSEELLKKYKAKPDRNIFEHNLDLKKQKNILINLGYLNDKKKILLLNSAIDYHDVGKINFKFQKRIEENIKKINGEKYDSKYLKFDKENEVEHNIISAFLINSEDFISEDDYLSVLYSVIFHHRYSDAISTINFKIFQNLDKLLKSNLPKKIITYEDSIPLDLTYQDLNTIENIKLLGLLIKCDHSASGGYQIEYPNDFLEPALNNLLNEFKEKDKSADWNDMQKFCKENSHKNIIAIADTGMGKTEGGFLWGGNNKIFFVLPLRTAINAMYKRFNEVIIKGENKEERVGLLHSNSLEYYLNNKKELVIDDNDEKEMDILEYNKRGKHLSLPVTICTPDQIFNFILKYKGYESKLATLSYSKIILDEMQMYDANLLAAVIFGITKIIEMGGKIAIVTATFPPIIEYFLNKYLMKDNQNVIKNLDKPEETTEEALFIKKKFTNNQKIRHNIVLIDDEIGIEQILWQFRENRKEKKLSNKILVICNTIKKAQEIYLKLKEEVDLKNKINMLHSNFIREDRESKEQEILNFGKTEFNGEGIWISTSLVEASLDIDFDYLFTELQDLNSLFQRFGRCNRKGKKSVDKANCFIYLKIEDKYLKEKDSKYGFIDKDIYKNSKKGLENYCKVISKTELDNSEDYNELFKNYSKQINEGDKIKLIEENLSFENLKDSSFVDEFEKAYAKYQMILNSDKNSQDDLKLRDIQSVTVIPYNIYEENEENIKGLIKKIEDTNLGLEERQKAKTELLKKTLSIQYYQLSKYIGEILKGKADANKYKSESINKFEKITIMEANYDKELGFSAKDFKDGLPTYEFI; this comes from the coding sequence ATGCTGAGTGAAGAACTTTTAAAAAAATATAAAGCAAAACCCGATAGAAATATTTTTGAACATAATTTAGATTTAAAAAAGCAAAAAAACATTTTAATAAATCTAGGATATCTTAATGATAAGAAGAAAATATTACTTTTAAATTCTGCCATTGATTATCACGATGTTGGAAAAATTAATTTTAAATTTCAAAAAAGAATAGAAGAAAATATAAAAAAAATTAATGGTGAAAAATATGACTCTAAATATTTAAAGTTTGATAAGGAGAATGAAGTAGAACATAATATTATCTCAGCTTTTCTAATAAATTCTGAAGATTTTATTTCAGAAGATGATTATTTATCTGTTCTTTATTCAGTTATTTTTCATCATAGGTATTCGGATGCAATTAGTACTATAAATTTTAAAATTTTTCAAAATTTAGATAAATTATTAAAAAGCAATTTACCAAAGAAAATAATCACTTATGAGGATTCTATCCCTCTTGACTTAACTTATCAAGATTTAAATACAATAGAAAATATAAAATTACTAGGTTTACTTATAAAATGTGACCATTCAGCTAGTGGTGGATATCAAATTGAATATCCAAATGACTTTTTGGAACCTGCTCTAAATAATTTGTTGAACGAATTTAAAGAAAAAGATAAATCAGCTGATTGGAATGATATGCAAAAATTTTGTAAGGAAAACAGTCATAAAAATATAATTGCAATAGCAGACACAGGAATGGGTAAAACTGAAGGAGGCTTTCTTTGGGGAGGAAATAATAAGATATTCTTTGTTCTTCCCCTTAGAACAGCTATTAATGCAATGTATAAGAGATTTAATGAAGTTATAATAAAAGGAGAAAATAAAGAAGAAAGAGTAGGTTTATTGCATTCAAATTCTCTTGAATATTATTTGAATAATAAAAAAGAGCTTGTTATCGATGATAATGATGAAAAGGAAATGGATATCTTAGAATACAATAAAAGAGGTAAACATTTATCTCTACCTGTAACTATTTGTACTCCAGACCAAATATTTAACTTTATTCTAAAATATAAAGGTTATGAATCAAAACTAGCTACTCTTTCTTATTCAAAAATAATTTTAGATGAAATGCAAATGTATGATGCAAATTTACTGGCTGCTGTAATTTTTGGAATTACTAAAATTATAGAAATGGGAGGTAAAATTGCTATTGTTACAGCTACTTTTCCACCAATAATTGAGTATTTTTTAAATAAATACTTGATGAAAGATAATCAAAATGTGATAAAAAATTTAGATAAGCCAGAAGAAACTACAGAAGAAGCTCTTTTTATAAAAAAGAAATTTACTAACAATCAAAAAATAAGACATAATATAGTACTTATTGATGATGAAATTGGAATAGAGCAAATTTTATGGCAATTTAGAGAAAATAGAAAAGAAAAAAAATTATCAAATAAGATTTTAGTTATCTGTAATACCATAAAAAAAGCTCAAGAAATTTATTTAAAATTAAAAGAAGAAGTTGATTTAAAAAATAAAATTAACATGTTACATTCAAACTTTATTCGTGAGGATAGAGAAAGCAAAGAACAAGAAATTTTAAATTTTGGAAAAACTGAATTTAATGGAGAAGGTATTTGGATATCAACTTCACTTGTTGAAGCTTCACTAGATATTGATTTTGATTATTTATTTACAGAACTACAGGATTTAAATTCACTATTCCAAAGATTTGGAAGATGTAACCGTAAAGGTAAAAAATCAGTGGATAAAGCTAATTGTTTTATTTATTTAAAAATTGAAGATAAATATTTGAAAGAAAAAGATTCAAAATATGGATTTATAGATAAAGATATTTATAAAAATTCAAAAAAAGGTCTAGAAAATTACTGTAAAGTTATATCTAAAACCGAATTAGATAATTCTGAAGACTACAATGAATTATTTAAAAATTATTCTAAACAAATTAATGAGGGAGATAAGATAAAACTCATAGAAGAAAATTTAAGTTTTGAAAACTTAAAAGATAGCTCTTTTGTTGACGAATTTGAGAAAGCTTATGCTAAATATCAAATGATTTTAAATAGTGATAAAAATTCACAAGATGATTTAAAACTTAGAGATATTCAAAGTGTTACTGTAATCCCATATAATATTTATGAAGAAAATGAAGAAAATATAAAGGGACTTATAAAAAAAATTGAAGATACAAATCTTGGTTTAGAGGAAAGGCAGAAAGCTAAAACTGAACTTTTAAAGAAAACTCTTTCAATTCAATATTATCAATTAAGTAAATATATAGGAGAAATTTTAAAGGGAAAAGCTGATGCAAATAAATATAAATCTGAATCTATAAATAAATTTGAAAAAATAACAATTATGGAAGCTAACTATGATAAAGAACTAGGCTTTAGTGCAAAAGATTTCAAAGATGGGCTTCCAACATATGAATTTATTTAA
- the cas5 gene encoding CRISPR-associated protein Cas5, which translates to MEALRIILKQSSANYRKAGTIDNKMTYPLPIPSTIIGALHNICGYTEYHSMDVSIQGKFTSLSRKVYTDYCFLNSALDDRGNLVKVVDPDAFSGAFIKVASAKKSQGNSFKDRITIQVHNEELLQEYCDLKEKSKEIEELKNSEYKKKLEEFKVLKKEIADKKKKEDKKSKVFKELSEEEKKIKYEEEKYKEDFKKFEYENYTKPYSHFQNLVTSLKSYEVLNDIFLILHVKADEETLKDIENNIFNLQSLGRSEDFVEVIECKIVELQEFSKNKRLYNFSMYLKNDDVTTKKILPLSVDEDHKAGGTKYYLDKNYKLEKNKRIFIKIPAVYCNAVGAKNSSDNVKLDYLEILGQNEKQEILVNFL; encoded by the coding sequence ATGGAAGCCTTAAGAATTATCTTAAAACAAAGTTCAGCAAATTATAGAAAAGCTGGAACAATTGATAATAAAATGACTTATCCTTTACCTATACCATCAACAATAATAGGTGCATTACACAATATATGTGGATATACAGAATATCACTCTATGGATGTAAGCATACAGGGTAAATTTACTTCTCTATCAAGAAAAGTTTACACTGATTATTGTTTTTTAAATTCTGCTTTAGATGATAGAGGAAATTTGGTAAAAGTAGTTGATCCTGATGCATTTTCAGGAGCATTTATAAAAGTTGCCTCAGCAAAAAAAAGTCAAGGAAATAGCTTTAAAGATAGAATCACGATTCAAGTTCATAACGAAGAATTGCTACAAGAATACTGTGATTTAAAGGAGAAAAGTAAAGAAATTGAAGAACTAAAAAATAGTGAATATAAAAAGAAATTAGAAGAATTTAAAGTTTTAAAAAAAGAAATAGCTGATAAAAAGAAAAAAGAAGATAAAAAATCAAAAGTATTTAAAGAGCTTTCAGAGGAAGAAAAGAAAATTAAATATGAAGAAGAAAAATACAAAGAAGATTTTAAAAAATTTGAATATGAAAACTACACTAAACCTTATAGTCATTTTCAAAATCTTGTTACCTCTTTAAAAAGTTATGAAGTTTTGAATGATATTTTTCTAATTTTACATGTAAAAGCTGATGAAGAAACTTTAAAAGATATAGAAAATAATATCTTCAATTTACAATCTTTAGGAAGAAGTGAAGATTTTGTTGAAGTTATTGAATGTAAAATAGTTGAATTACAAGAGTTTTCAAAAAATAAAAGACTTTATAATTTTTCTATGTATCTAAAAAATGATGATGTAACAACGAAAAAAATTCTTCCACTATCTGTTGATGAAGATCACAAAGCTGGAGGAACTAAATATTATTTAGATAAAAATTACAAACTTGAAAAAAATAAAAGGATCTTTATAAAAATTCCTGCTGTGTATTGTAATGCTGTTGGTGCAAAAAATAGTAGTGATAACGTAAAATTAGATTATTTAGAAATATTAGGTCAAAATGAAAAACAAGAGATTTTAGTTAATTTTCTTTAA
- the cas7i gene encoding type I-B CRISPR-associated protein Cas7/Cst2/DevR, whose protein sequence is MKKNALTITIVANMTSNYSEGLGNISSVQKIYRDRNVYAIRSRESLKNAIMVQSGMYEDLETEANGATQKKVDENLNATNCRALEGGYMNTKESTYVRNSSFYLTDAISTESFINETRFHNNLYLATNFANANNLNVQKDAGKVGLMPYQYEYEKSLKVYSLTIDLEKVGKDPNFPDKEADNKEKFERVKSILEAIENLSLIVKGNLDNAEPVFAIGGLSLRKTHYFENVVRVEQGALVLGEALKEKKEDGFNCALLKGDIFTNEAEIVKELQPASMREFFKSLIEDVKNYYGA, encoded by the coding sequence ATGAAAAAAAATGCATTAACAATCACAATAGTAGCAAATATGACATCAAATTATTCTGAAGGATTAGGAAATATTTCAAGTGTTCAAAAAATTTATAGAGATAGAAATGTATATGCTATCCGTAGTCGTGAAAGTTTAAAAAATGCAATCATGGTACAAAGTGGAATGTATGAAGACTTAGAAACTGAAGCAAATGGAGCTACACAAAAAAAAGTTGATGAAAATTTAAATGCTACAAACTGTCGTGCTTTAGAAGGTGGATACATGAATACAAAAGAAAGTACTTATGTAAGAAATAGTTCTTTCTATCTAACAGATGCAATTTCAACAGAAAGCTTTATAAATGAAACTCGTTTTCATAATAACCTATATTTAGCAACTAATTTTGCCAATGCTAATAATTTAAATGTTCAAAAAGATGCAGGTAAAGTTGGTTTAATGCCTTATCAATATGAATATGAAAAATCATTAAAAGTATATAGCTTAACAATAGATTTAGAAAAAGTGGGAAAAGATCCTAATTTTCCTGATAAAGAAGCTGATAATAAAGAAAAGTTTGAAAGAGTAAAATCTATTCTAGAAGCTATTGAAAACTTAAGCTTAATAGTAAAAGGAAACTTAGATAATGCTGAGCCTGTTTTTGCTATTGGAGGTTTATCTTTAAGAAAAACTCACTATTTTGAAAATGTAGTTAGAGTTGAACAAGGAGCATTAGTTTTAGGAGAAGCTCTAAAAGAAAAGAAAGAAGATGGATTTAACTGTGCTTTATTAAAAGGAGATATTTTTACAAATGAAGCTGAAATAGTCAAAGAATTACAACCAGCATCTATGAGAGAATTTTTTAAATCTTTAATTGAAGATGTAAAAAATTATTATGGAGCATAG